One Homalodisca vitripennis isolate AUS2020 unplaced genomic scaffold, UT_GWSS_2.1 ScUCBcl_3288;HRSCAF=8735, whole genome shotgun sequence genomic region harbors:
- the LOC124372542 gene encoding putative leucine-rich repeat-containing protein DDB_G0290503 yields the protein MSKKKLQYPCGKCSKNITKGCHAILCTGTCSNWFHRKCTSLTIEEYKSIAQLLRKWLCEKCTSVDFHLEHEKETIGINQDVTQELINQHKIINSLNDDINQARKEIISLKNHNIQLETLVIKKEETIIQLEEEVNRLRTKLNQKENFNISTMKKVNSDVHHSLSPLNSTPFHDNTGLKKSLWSSEKTKLESFSVVVKSKKNIPNPIPKTCNGNQNPIELRNQFEVLQVDEDETSNVSDLSTDGSHSETHMNKVLICADSHGRDLAWHLNKIHKDHEAVGFVRPGGRTRQILNYKNIENVNLNKNNYLVMVCGTNDMAKNEANEALTLITETLDRATNTNIILVDLPHRYDLASWSCVNKEVEKTNKRLEELSGRYSNVTLVKSSKAERALHTRQGLHLNFWGKKWLAEVIAKAITAKKDPDHSLGLRDVQPPPPGTYDVSGNCLPIGKNYSAQVEAHQNLRTRLIVYHLNIQCIRNKLEELNLWSNKLNIHVLTINEHWLCPEESLLYVPAGFCVGSVYCRKPPLRRGGCSIYVKRDIM from the coding sequence atgagtaAGAAAAAATTACAGTACCCATGtggtaaatgttctaaaaatataaccaaaGGCTGTCATGCTATACTTTGTACAGGAACATGTTCTAATTGGTTCCACAGAAAATGTACTTCTCTAACTATTGAGGAATATAAAAGTATAGCACAGTTACTAAGAAAATGGCTCTGTGAAAAATGTACATCTGTTGATTTCCATTTGGAACATGAAAAAGAAACTATAGGTATCAATCAAGATGTAACTCAAGAACtaataaatcaacataaaattataaattcacttaATGATGACATTAACCAagcaagaaaagaaattattagtCTTAAGAATCATAATATACAACTAGaaactttagtaataaaaaaagaagaaacaatTATACAGCTGGAAGAAGAAGTAAATAGACTACGTACTAAATTGaaccaaaaagaaaattttaatatctctACAATGAAGAAAGTAAATTCGGATGTACATCATAGTCTGTCTCCGTTGAATTCCACACCTTTCCATGATAACACTGGACTGAAAAAAAGTTTATGGAGCTCTGAAAAAACAAAGCTGGAGAGTTTTTCAGtggttgtaaaaagtaaaaaaaatatacctaacCCTATACCCAAGACATGTAATGGAAACCAAAATCCCATTGAATTAAGGAACCAGTTTGAGGTTTTACAAGTTGATGAAGATGAGACTTCAAATGTTAGTGATCTCAGTACTGATGGAAGCCACAGTGAGACACACATGAATAAGGTGCTCATTTGTGCTGATAGTCATGGACGAGATTTAGCCTGGCaccttaataaaatacataaagatcATGAAGCAGTAGGTTTTGTGAGGCCTGGGGGGCGtacaagacaaattttaaattataaaaatatagaaaatgtaaatttaaataaaaataattacttggtGATGGTATGCGGCACAAATGATATGGCAAAAAATGAAGCAAATGAAGCTTTGACTTTAATAACTGAAACCTTGGACAGAGctacaaatacaaatatcattTTAGTAGACCTCCCACACCGTTATGACCTGGCTAGTTGGTCCTGTGTCAACAAAGAAGTTGAAAAGACAAATAAGCGCCTCGAAGAGCTCAGTGGCAGGTACTCCAACGTCACACTAGTGAAATCTAGTAAAGCAGAGAGAGCTTTACACACTCGTCAAGGTCTCCACTTAAATTTTTGGGGAAAGAAGTGGTTAGCTGAAGTAATAGCAAAAGCCATTACTGCCAAGAAGGATCCTGACCACAGTCTGGGCCTACGAGATGTGCAACCTCCTCCTCCAGGTACTTATGATGTGTCAGGGAACTGCCTACCAATTGGAAAAAACTACAGTGCACAAGTAGAAGCTCACCAGAATCTAAGAACTCGCCTCattgtttatcacttaaatattcaatgtataagaaataaattagaagaattaaatctatggtcaaataaattaaatatacatgtattaactATAAATGAACACTGGCTTTGTCCAGAAGAGTCTTTGTTATATGTGCCAGCAGGTTTTTGTGTAGGTAGTGTTTATTGCCGAAAGCCTCCCCTTAGAAGAGGGGGTTGTAGTATATATGTTAAAAGAGatataatgtaa